The Hydrogenobacter sp. genome window below encodes:
- the rpmB gene encoding 50S ribosomal protein L28: MARCYVCGKTTKFGKSVTFSAEQNPRTFKANLQKMRVKLSDGSVKRVYVCTKCLKAGKVVKAVRIG; this comes from the coding sequence ATGGCAAGGTGTTACGTTTGCGGTAAGACTACTAAGTTTGGTAAAAGCGTAACCTTTTCCGCAGAGCAAAACCCAAGAACCTTTAAGGCAAACCTTCAAAAGATGAGGGTAAAGCTCTCCGACGGTAGCGTAAAGAGGGTTTATGTATGCACCAAATGTTTGAAGGCAGGTAAAGTGGTTAAAGCGGTAAGAATAGGCTGA